Proteins co-encoded in one Halococcoides cellulosivorans genomic window:
- a CDS encoding UvrD-helicase domain-containing protein, which produces MTDAPEEFELTEQQEDALVQGRNVAITAGAGTGKTTALTERYVTILAENPSLTPENLVTITFTRKAAAELTERVREEVYDRLEAVESPAAYQRWRAVLDDLEDGYVHTIHAFCTRLLREWAVEAPVPLGFDVLDEDGAAKLQREAVTEFLEDTQDDEDVKLLAQLWGRDQLIDVFVGLLDQRPQSEAVLEEWRDADAEEYVDLLWDVVCDLDVADARQTLYADGLLEQVRTVAGRVDHEAQIADEDGLRAYRTFNEIATTLSVAPEASDPRDCQRAILNLYEACEKKNGGLYSSSGYVVGDRADWGDYGDVYDDLKSAIDATLAAVEPHADAVETTPGELEANSAPYAVALMRVFDDVLAAYTAEKERRDSLDFPDVIATTLQFLRSNDAVVDQLREQFAAVMVDEFQDTDPRQWALVKLLTGVDAQTASNVFLVGDEKQSIYGFRGADVTTFGEARTELETVNDARGVDTVPESDDKSPTGLELSGNFRTLDAPLTFLNELFGSVFQPDGEDHEPYEARPQSLSTERDLVEDIEGLAGTVEYLPVPDDAETAATLLGDDHPVADGALDHTLEAEAQALAARLTHLFDDPPTVQDTETEEHRAATPDDVAILLRRRTHLDRYQRALESYDIPFTVVGGVGFYDTPEIQALTNLLRVLGDPHDDVSLYGVLRSPLFGLTDDRLAPAVADADSVWEALAEADDSQLSDAYALLTTWRTLCGCATPSEDGVRPWNRLLSRVIDETGYLASVSADERGQQAVANVEKFRDQVRTWSENGVRTAAGLLHRIDRQAETDPREGEADIPGDVEGVRIMTIHSAKGLEFPIVTVPDIGGQLNFGRSVDDHGYVQLVEGTDDAPPLPAVGGPSPDDAFSIEKTAVHEYAQRQSLPRERAEAKRLLYVACTRARDHLLLCGTHEIDVDESGAIGLGEPAAFDEADRWRDWLQPLLLDDDLLDRAHREGVVRGQLGAASYTVRQPPRPVDWHPDDGTSDPTPEISIPTPPTPTPASRVTATTLVNAVADAGESANGSSFEGEVTGLSPTTFGTVVHRLIELRPPRDEWPAFIRRLSRMAGEDPTDTDLHDAVDHATDAVEFVDQVEADVQLQAVYDEFSVGARIGDSRVVGDIDRLLVTPDAFHIIDYKTNDLSSKSTTDLADHYRPQMLAYALALFQHDPDRRVRASLRFTDAGIEERLAWDPDESSLIESDLRSMVDLVSHH; this is translated from the coding sequence ATGACTGATGCACCCGAGGAGTTCGAACTCACCGAGCAACAGGAGGACGCACTCGTCCAGGGTCGGAACGTTGCGATCACCGCCGGCGCCGGGACCGGGAAGACGACGGCGTTGACCGAGCGATACGTGACGATACTGGCCGAGAATCCGTCGCTCACACCGGAGAACCTCGTCACGATCACGTTCACCCGAAAGGCAGCGGCCGAACTGACCGAGCGCGTCCGGGAGGAGGTGTACGACCGACTCGAAGCGGTGGAGTCACCGGCAGCGTATCAGCGCTGGCGCGCTGTCCTTGACGACCTTGAGGACGGGTACGTCCACACGATTCACGCGTTCTGCACTCGCCTTTTACGGGAGTGGGCCGTCGAGGCCCCGGTTCCCCTCGGGTTCGATGTGCTGGATGAAGACGGCGCAGCGAAACTCCAGCGGGAGGCCGTGACCGAGTTTCTCGAAGACACCCAGGACGACGAGGATGTCAAACTCTTGGCCCAGCTCTGGGGTCGAGACCAACTGATCGACGTGTTCGTGGGACTGCTCGACCAACGCCCGCAGAGCGAGGCCGTCCTCGAGGAGTGGCGTGACGCCGACGCCGAGGAGTACGTCGATCTGCTCTGGGACGTCGTCTGTGATCTCGATGTGGCCGACGCACGACAGACGCTGTATGCGGACGGCCTCCTCGAGCAGGTTCGCACAGTCGCGGGCCGCGTGGACCACGAGGCACAGATCGCCGACGAGGACGGGCTCCGGGCCTACAGGACCTTCAATGAGATCGCGACGACACTCTCGGTCGCTCCCGAAGCAAGCGATCCGCGTGACTGCCAGCGAGCGATCCTCAACCTTTACGAGGCCTGTGAGAAGAAAAACGGCGGGCTGTACAGTAGTTCCGGATACGTCGTTGGCGACCGAGCTGACTGGGGTGACTACGGAGACGTCTACGATGATCTCAAGAGTGCCATCGACGCGACTCTAGCGGCGGTCGAGCCCCACGCAGACGCTGTCGAGACGACGCCCGGTGAGCTCGAAGCGAACAGCGCTCCGTACGCGGTGGCGCTCATGCGTGTCTTCGACGATGTGTTGGCGGCCTACACGGCGGAGAAGGAGCGCCGCGATTCCCTTGATTTCCCGGACGTGATCGCGACGACGCTTCAGTTCTTGCGGTCGAACGATGCAGTCGTTGACCAGCTTCGAGAGCAGTTTGCGGCCGTGATGGTCGACGAGTTCCAGGACACAGACCCGCGCCAGTGGGCGCTAGTCAAACTCCTCACGGGCGTCGACGCGCAGACGGCGTCGAATGTGTTCCTGGTCGGTGACGAAAAACAGAGCATTTACGGATTCCGTGGCGCTGACGTGACGACGTTCGGTGAGGCGCGGACGGAACTCGAGACGGTCAACGACGCCCGTGGGGTCGACACCGTCCCCGAGAGCGACGATAAGAGTCCGACTGGGCTCGAACTCTCCGGGAACTTTCGGACGCTGGATGCGCCGCTCACTTTCCTGAACGAACTCTTTGGGTCGGTGTTCCAGCCGGACGGCGAGGACCATGAACCGTACGAGGCACGCCCGCAGTCGCTGTCCACCGAGCGTGATCTGGTGGAGGACATCGAGGGCTTGGCGGGGACCGTCGAGTATCTCCCAGTGCCTGATGATGCTGAGACCGCGGCGACGCTCCTCGGAGACGACCACCCCGTGGCTGACGGAGCGCTGGATCACACACTCGAAGCTGAAGCCCAGGCTCTCGCCGCGCGGCTCACCCACCTGTTCGACGACCCGCCGACAGTGCAGGATACCGAGACCGAGGAACACCGCGCGGCAACGCCGGACGATGTCGCCATTCTCCTTCGCCGGCGAACCCATCTCGACCGGTATCAGCGCGCGCTCGAGAGCTACGACATCCCCTTCACAGTCGTCGGTGGCGTCGGGTTCTACGACACGCCCGAGATCCAGGCGCTCACGAATCTGCTCCGGGTGCTCGGTGATCCCCACGACGATGTCTCTCTATATGGCGTGCTTCGGTCGCCACTGTTCGGGCTCACCGATGACCGTCTCGCACCGGCCGTCGCAGACGCTGATTCGGTCTGGGAGGCCCTCGCCGAGGCCGACGATTCACAGCTTTCAGACGCGTACGCCCTGCTCACGACGTGGCGGACGCTTTGTGGCTGTGCGACGCCGTCGGAAGACGGTGTGCGTCCGTGGAATCGGCTGCTTTCGCGTGTGATCGACGAGACTGGCTATCTGGCGAGTGTGAGTGCCGACGAACGCGGCCAACAGGCCGTCGCGAACGTCGAGAAGTTCCGCGATCAGGTACGAACTTGGAGCGAGAACGGCGTTCGAACGGCGGCGGGACTCCTCCACCGCATCGATCGACAGGCTGAGACCGATCCACGAGAGGGAGAGGCCGACATCCCAGGGGACGTCGAGGGTGTTCGAATTATGACGATCCATTCCGCGAAGGGGCTGGAGTTTCCGATCGTCACCGTGCCGGACATCGGGGGTCAACTCAACTTCGGCCGGTCCGTCGACGATCACGGGTACGTTCAGCTCGTCGAGGGGACCGACGACGCGCCGCCACTCCCGGCCGTCGGCGGTCCCAGTCCGGACGATGCGTTCTCGATCGAGAAGACTGCCGTTCACGAGTACGCACAGCGACAGTCGCTCCCACGAGAGCGAGCGGAGGCGAAACGCCTGCTCTACGTCGCGTGCACGCGAGCGCGCGATCACCTCCTGCTCTGTGGTACCCATGAGATCGACGTTGACGAGTCGGGGGCCATCGGACTCGGTGAGCCGGCGGCGTTCGATGAGGCCGATCGGTGGCGTGATTGGCTTCAACCCCTGCTTCTTGACGACGATCTCCTCGACCGAGCGCATCGGGAGGGGGTAGTTCGAGGACAGCTTGGGGCGGCTAGCTACACCGTTCGTCAGCCTCCTCGGCCGGTCGACTGGCACCCCGACGACGGGACTTCAGACCCCACTCCGGAGATTTCGATTCCGACGCCACCGACTCCGACGCCAGCGAGCCGAGTTACAGCGACAACGCTCGTGAATGCAGTCGCGGACGCCGGCGAGAGCGCCAATGGCTCCTCGTTCGAGGGTGAGGTAACTGGATTGAGCCCGACCACGTTCGGGACGGTCGTGCATCGCCTCATCGAACTTCGGCCGCCGCGAGACGAATGGCCTGCTTTCATTCGTCGCCTGAGTCGGATGGCTGGGGAAGACCCGACAGACACAGACCTCCACGATGCAGTCGATCATGCGACTGATGCGGTCGAATTTGTCGACCAGGTTGAGGCCGATGTTCAACTCCAAGCGGTGTATGACGAGTTCTCTGTCGGTGCCCGTATCGGTGATTCACGGGTCGTCGGTGACATCGACCGGCTCCTGGTCACGCCGGACGCCTTCCATATTATCGACTACAAGACGAACGACCTCTCTTCGAAGTCGACGACTGATCTCGCAGATCATTATCGCCCGCAGATGCTCGCTTACGCTCTGGCTCTCTTCCAGCATGACCCCGACCGTAGGGTTCGCGCCTCGCTTCGGTTCACCGACGCCGGTATCGAGGAACGGCTGGCATGGGATCCCGATGAGTCCTCTCTGATCGAATCGGATCTTCGTTCGATGGTTGATCTGGTCTCGCACCACTGA
- a CDS encoding ParA family protein yields MLAYTVYSEAGGVGKTTLAANLAKAEVRQGRDVLVVDLDTQEASLSHLLDVGDDRNNDQADSLLRHMIDRPRGDFHDLIKTSEGIDVVPSHNILEYASKHLRRREEEAADFGESWNPNKQLLRVLREAGVHEQYDTLIVDPPATADIKLHNAIHATRHLVIPFEPSGKGYESVQGLGQLVSGLEDSLGIEVGVLAVVPNRYKGMNDQDRFLEELRNDGWKLPIRLRERSSLFEGCWAEQCSAYRYIDEYRDREREHELDTLQKLDDLAEHIRNVQVVEA; encoded by the coding sequence ATGCTGGCCTACACCGTCTATTCAGAAGCAGGTGGCGTCGGGAAAACCACTCTCGCTGCGAACCTCGCAAAGGCTGAAGTTCGGCAAGGGCGGGACGTCCTCGTCGTCGATCTCGACACGCAGGAGGCATCGCTGTCTCACCTCCTCGACGTCGGTGACGACCGGAATAACGATCAGGCAGATAGCTTGCTGCGGCACATGATCGACCGCCCACGTGGCGACTTCCATGACCTCATCAAAACGAGTGAGGGGATCGATGTCGTCCCCTCGCACAACATTCTCGAATACGCGTCGAAGCACCTCCGCAGGCGCGAAGAAGAAGCAGCTGATTTCGGCGAGTCGTGGAATCCAAACAAGCAACTCCTCCGGGTGCTGCGGGAGGCCGGCGTTCATGAACAGTACGACACCCTGATTGTCGATCCACCGGCGACCGCTGATATCAAACTCCACAACGCGATCCACGCGACGCGGCACCTGGTGATTCCGTTCGAACCGAGTGGGAAGGGGTACGAGTCGGTCCAGGGCCTCGGCCAGCTTGTGTCCGGACTTGAGGACTCGCTCGGCATCGAGGTCGGGGTCCTTGCGGTGGTTCCAAACCGATACAAGGGCATGAACGACCAAGACCGTTTTCTGGAGGAGCTTCGGAACGATGGCTGGAAGCTCCCAATCCGTCTTCGTGAACGGTCGTCTCTGTTCGAAGGCTGTTGGGCGGAGCAATGTAGTGCATATCGCTATATCGATGAGTACCGGGACCGGGAACGAGAGCACGAACTCGACACGCTCCAGAAACTGGATGATCTGGCGGAGCACATCCGCAACGTGCAGGTGGTCGAAGCATGA
- the orc4 gene encoding DNA replication protein Orc4 — protein sequence MAPDSSNSSVDDPLFESGHRIFANKDLLKIGHVPEADRIVGRDDEISKLAKRLNGAVHGYSPENVMIYGKTGTGKSLVSKHVSQRAQNAAQDGVEIGTAYIDCAEDNTETQAVSSLAAKLNDESTTGIDVPHTGLSTSKYYKLLWKTLDAQFDSVIIILDEIDLMNDDNVLMKLSRAEEAGKIDCSVGVMAISNKIQYVDNVNERVKSSFQHKEMFFKPYDANQLREIMLNREDAFQDGVLSEDAIPLSAAFAAQEHGDARKAIDILRHAGEVAYEAGAEQVTEEHVRQAQQHAEKDRFRELVNGAPTQAKAALLALTELSVSSDEDAFLTSRVYDQYERICNHLDMDILSVRRFRDILKEQAFLGVVEIEKINKGSAGGIHLQNRLIEDPQVVRETILEDSLMEDWPGE from the coding sequence ATGGCGCCCGACTCTTCAAACAGTTCTGTTGACGATCCACTCTTTGAATCCGGGCATCGAATCTTCGCGAACAAGGATCTTCTGAAAATTGGCCATGTTCCAGAAGCTGACCGGATCGTTGGCCGTGACGACGAGATTTCGAAACTCGCAAAACGTCTCAACGGCGCTGTCCACGGCTACTCTCCAGAGAACGTGATGATCTATGGAAAAACTGGAACTGGCAAATCTCTCGTCTCAAAGCATGTCTCCCAACGGGCTCAAAATGCCGCTCAGGATGGTGTCGAGATCGGAACTGCATATATCGACTGTGCAGAAGACAATACTGAGACCCAAGCTGTCTCTTCTCTTGCAGCGAAATTGAACGATGAATCGACGACCGGAATCGATGTTCCCCACACCGGTCTCAGCACGTCGAAGTATTACAAACTCCTCTGGAAGACGCTTGACGCACAATTTGATTCTGTGATTATCATCCTGGACGAGATCGATCTGATGAACGACGATAACGTTCTGATGAAACTCTCACGAGCTGAGGAAGCAGGGAAAATCGACTGTAGTGTGGGCGTGATGGCGATCAGTAACAAGATCCAGTACGTCGACAACGTCAACGAGCGCGTGAAAAGCAGCTTCCAGCACAAGGAGATGTTCTTCAAACCGTACGACGCGAACCAGCTGCGAGAGATCATGCTCAATCGGGAGGACGCCTTCCAAGATGGCGTTCTGTCCGAGGACGCGATCCCGCTTTCGGCTGCCTTTGCCGCACAGGAGCATGGTGACGCCCGGAAGGCGATCGATATTCTTCGTCATGCTGGGGAAGTCGCCTATGAGGCCGGAGCAGAGCAAGTGACGGAGGAGCACGTTCGGCAGGCTCAGCAACACGCCGAAAAGGACCGGTTTCGAGAACTCGTGAACGGGGCTCCCACCCAGGCGAAGGCTGCGCTCCTCGCGCTGACCGAACTGAGTGTCAGCTCCGACGAGGACGCCTTCCTAACGAGCCGGGTGTACGACCAGTATGAACGTATCTGCAACCACCTCGATATGGACATCCTCTCGGTTCGACGGTTCCGCGATATTCTCAAAGAACAGGCGTTCCTCGGGGTCGTCGAGATCGAGAAGATCAACAAGGGAAGTGCCGGTGGCATCCACCTTCAAAACCGTCTCATCGAAGACCCGCAGGTCGTTCGCGAGACGATCCTCGAGGACAGCCTCATGGAGGACTGGCCTGGTGAGTGA
- a CDS encoding type IV toxin-antitoxin system AbiEi family antitoxin domain-containing protein, producing the protein MSAIDQSGNIRQGLSTRESRLLARLAGAGHQIISVDDIETTLEVPPNTAREIASRLTEKGWLDRLFPGTYLIIPLAAGEEGVYTTHEYLIAAHVAEPMYIGYYSALSHHGLTEQVPRTVYVVTPTRAQSRDIHGVPYRVTTVTEGKFFGSEPTSIEGTTVQVSDLEKTLVDCADHPEFCGGLRELATAMRTADERGCAWDTVGEYLERLDNGAATKRIVYLADQLDIDLPGREAIVESFTSGYSPLDPTRPDTGSSDSAYRLRINVEPATLEPTES; encoded by the coding sequence ATGAGTGCCATAGACCAATCAGGAAATATACGCCAGGGTCTCTCGACTCGAGAAAGTCGACTTCTTGCAAGACTCGCTGGCGCTGGTCATCAGATCATCTCCGTCGATGACATCGAGACGACGCTGGAGGTCCCCCCGAACACTGCCCGAGAGATCGCCTCCCGGCTCACTGAGAAGGGCTGGCTCGACCGGCTCTTCCCGGGCACATATCTCATCATTCCACTCGCTGCCGGCGAGGAGGGAGTCTACACAACTCACGAATATCTCATCGCCGCCCACGTCGCCGAGCCGATGTACATCGGCTACTACAGCGCCCTCAGCCACCATGGGCTGACCGAACAGGTCCCCCGGACGGTGTACGTCGTTACGCCGACACGGGCCCAAAGCCGGGACATCCACGGCGTTCCGTACCGTGTCACGACAGTCACCGAAGGAAAGTTCTTCGGGTCTGAACCGACGTCCATCGAGGGGACGACCGTGCAGGTCAGCGACCTGGAGAAGACGCTGGTCGACTGTGCGGACCACCCCGAGTTCTGCGGTGGCCTTCGGGAACTCGCAACCGCGATGCGAACTGCCGACGAACGGGGCTGCGCCTGGGACACCGTCGGTGAGTACCTCGAGCGGCTCGACAACGGCGCCGCGACCAAGCGGATCGTCTACCTCGCCGATCAGCTGGATATCGATCTCCCCGGTCGTGAGGCAATCGTCGAGTCGTTCACGAGTGGCTATTCCCCACTGGACCCGACGCGACCCGACACCGGATCCTCCGACAGTGCGTATCGTCTTCGGATCAACGTTGAGCCAGCCACGCTGGAGCCGACGGAGTCCTGA
- a CDS encoding PD-(D/E)XK nuclease family protein, giving the protein MQQTLLTGPRHSNLEQAAFERADQRAGELPGSVLYIARNDARRTSVEDHWSESYAPLRLRAETLDAIVRDWYEDLHGPIESLPGQLNRRLVEYALDRTTAETAGALAGEPASASLADSFSSRFSLFDDAGVRTADELTTEFESSPLDDRIATATVDAYRTYGGLFADYVDEWVCTRGEMFHSVASADRSLEALSPELDVIILSGYHEFRPVERRLIERIASEFSVIALLPLHQGGRSGVDAVATDALDVYESLEFETVDLGATDDANNGFSAITQSLYRPDPEPAAVPETLRWRELPTPEREIRFVARELRTTLANGRDPDDLAVVIPGTEAYSGYVEDTFDTYDVPYVTTAATQLNRTFLGSVVHDLLTLAEPDPRAEDLTSLLANPLVDVLDADTVDSITTAARRRDTVSIAPLLDDLDAPASAMVEDLLATLETLQTGDVDDATATLRRLLDDQLDVTAAIENYASGAERAVEQRAYDVVDEALSSFESLQGVTSDRAPVALFTRALDGVQIRVPQRAAGGHVEVMGMLDARMRSFERVFLVGLTSEHFPATPERPAFFEEMTNAHPRFDTGDERLRDRYLFATLLANVDEITITTPETGGDESAVVRSPVLDELQRVTGLEPEDGVDDRVGSREDLQRHVADTPDRRAAVSHAGDHGDFSPAQTTRTDRGLRCADNRSRAGLSEHDGVLDPETVADVYPPAEREPYSASRIERYVECGFKFYAENVLEIEDPDDVEVVPTPLETGSYVHNVLERFYADLQDETDGGVDLQTFDRETLLTHLREVAAEELQDADFDYEGLFYERWTAELFAGLGNDGSVLGDADETPHDAPERGLFITFLDEELSRDEDARPHRFEVPFGEGLFDSDAGPFSVERPDGTSVSIRGYIDRVDVNRDGDPPRLALYDYKTGKAPYMTKTTGGTTFQLPIYLLAAADVVGDDLFDRASLSATYYQVRPPNDLKLPRGLESKFDSESDLRRFLDDVVPEWLGHIETAIANGRFHTTLQSARDANCRYCDYRRACDVRHHRKRAFVETAREDDSAYVPLRVRDDEDLLAVMNDD; this is encoded by the coding sequence ATGCAGCAGACACTCCTCACTGGCCCTCGACACTCGAATTTGGAACAGGCTGCTTTCGAGCGGGCTGACCAGCGTGCTGGCGAGCTTCCTGGATCAGTCCTGTACATCGCTCGGAACGACGCCCGTCGAACTTCGGTCGAGGACCACTGGTCAGAGTCGTACGCACCACTCCGCCTTCGGGCCGAGACACTCGATGCAATCGTTCGAGACTGGTACGAGGACCTCCATGGGCCGATTGAATCACTGCCGGGACAGCTGAACCGCCGGCTCGTCGAGTACGCCCTCGACAGAACGACGGCCGAGACGGCTGGTGCTCTCGCCGGCGAGCCCGCGTCCGCTTCACTCGCGGATTCGTTCAGCAGTCGGTTCTCGCTTTTCGACGACGCCGGCGTTCGGACTGCCGACGAACTGACGACGGAGTTCGAGAGCTCACCGCTGGACGATCGGATTGCGACAGCCACGGTCGACGCCTACCGCACTTACGGTGGTCTCTTCGCTGACTACGTCGACGAGTGGGTCTGCACCCGCGGAGAGATGTTCCACTCAGTTGCGTCGGCGGACCGATCGCTCGAAGCCCTTTCCCCAGAACTGGACGTCATCATTCTCTCCGGGTACCACGAGTTCCGTCCGGTCGAACGCCGCCTCATCGAACGCATCGCCAGCGAGTTCTCTGTGATCGCTCTCTTGCCACTCCATCAGGGTGGTCGGAGCGGGGTCGATGCCGTCGCGACCGATGCTTTGGATGTCTACGAGTCGCTGGAATTCGAGACAGTCGATCTTGGGGCAACCGATGATGCGAACAATGGCTTCAGCGCGATCACTCAGTCGCTCTACCGACCGGATCCCGAGCCGGCTGCCGTTCCCGAGACACTTCGGTGGCGAGAGCTGCCCACGCCAGAGCGTGAGATTCGATTCGTGGCTCGTGAGCTCAGAACCACGTTGGCGAATGGACGTGATCCCGACGATCTTGCCGTCGTCATCCCCGGTACTGAGGCGTATTCTGGCTACGTCGAGGACACGTTCGATACGTACGATGTCCCGTATGTCACGACTGCCGCCACACAGCTGAACCGGACCTTTCTCGGGAGTGTCGTTCACGATCTGCTGACTCTCGCTGAGCCGGACCCGCGTGCGGAGGACCTCACGTCGCTGCTGGCGAACCCGCTGGTCGATGTCCTCGATGCCGACACGGTCGATTCGATCACCACTGCAGCCCGCCGGCGAGATACCGTCTCAATAGCTCCACTGCTCGACGATCTCGACGCTCCTGCGTCGGCCATGGTCGAGGATCTGCTCGCGACACTGGAGACGCTCCAGACGGGGGACGTCGATGACGCGACCGCGACGCTCCGTCGACTGCTGGACGACCAGCTCGACGTGACGGCGGCGATCGAGAACTACGCCAGTGGTGCCGAACGGGCTGTCGAACAGCGGGCCTACGATGTCGTCGACGAGGCTCTCTCGTCGTTCGAATCACTCCAGGGCGTCACGAGCGACCGTGCCCCAGTGGCACTGTTCACTCGCGCCCTCGATGGCGTACAGATCCGGGTTCCTCAGCGCGCTGCGGGCGGCCACGTCGAGGTGATGGGGATGCTTGACGCCCGGATGCGATCGTTCGAGAGGGTATTCCTCGTTGGGCTGACGAGCGAACACTTCCCGGCGACACCGGAACGGCCCGCTTTCTTCGAGGAGATGACGAACGCTCACCCCCGATTCGACACCGGCGATGAACGGCTTCGGGACCGCTATCTCTTCGCGACGCTGCTCGCGAACGTCGACGAGATCACGATCACGACGCCCGAGACGGGCGGCGATGAATCCGCCGTCGTCCGGTCGCCGGTACTCGACGAGCTTCAGCGCGTGACTGGGCTCGAGCCAGAGGACGGCGTCGACGATCGGGTCGGTTCTCGTGAGGATCTCCAACGGCACGTCGCTGACACACCGGACCGGCGTGCTGCGGTCAGTCACGCCGGCGACCATGGAGATTTCTCGCCCGCGCAAACGACCCGCACGGACCGCGGCCTTCGATGCGCAGACAACAGAAGCAGAGCGGGCCTCTCCGAACACGACGGCGTATTGGATCCCGAGACGGTCGCAGACGTGTACCCACCGGCTGAACGGGAACCCTACAGCGCGAGTCGGATCGAACGGTACGTCGAGTGCGGGTTCAAGTTCTACGCCGAAAACGTCCTCGAAATCGAGGACCCCGACGACGTCGAGGTGGTCCCGACACCGCTGGAGACTGGCTCGTACGTCCACAACGTTCTCGAACGATTCTATGCAGACTTACAGGACGAGACAGATGGCGGCGTCGACCTGCAGACCTTCGATCGCGAGACGCTGTTGACCCACCTTCGTGAGGTCGCTGCCGAAGAGCTCCAGGATGCCGATTTCGACTACGAAGGGCTGTTTTACGAACGGTGGACGGCGGAACTGTTCGCGGGGTTGGGGAACGACGGGAGCGTTCTCGGTGATGCCGACGAGACACCGCACGATGCGCCAGAACGGGGGCTGTTCATTACGTTCCTCGACGAGGAGCTGTCTCGGGACGAGGACGCCCGCCCACACAGATTCGAAGTCCCGTTCGGCGAGGGGCTGTTCGATTCGGATGCCGGTCCCTTCTCCGTCGAACGCCCGGACGGAACGTCGGTCTCGATACGCGGATACATCGATCGTGTCGACGTGAACCGGGATGGTGACCCACCGAGGCTCGCCCTCTACGACTACAAGACTGGGAAGGCACCGTATATGACGAAAACGACCGGCGGAACGACGTTCCAGCTCCCGATCTATCTGCTCGCTGCCGCCGATGTCGTTGGCGACGATCTGTTCGATCGGGCCTCGCTGTCGGCGACGTACTATCAAGTTCGACCGCCCAACGATCTCAAACTGCCGCGTGGCTTGGAGTCCAAATTCGATTCGGAATCTGACCTTCGTCGCTTCCTAGACGATGTCGTTCCGGAGTGGCTGGGCCATATCGAGACGGCGATCGCCAACGGGCGGTTCCACACGACGCTCCAGTCCGCTCGTGATGCAAACTGCCGGTATTGTGACTACCGGCGCGCGTGTGACGTTCGACACCACCGCAAGCGAGCGTTCGTCGAGACCGCACGAGAAGACGACAGCGCCTACGTCCCGCTTCGCGTTCGCGATGACGAGGATCTCCTGGCGGTGATGAACGATGACTGA
- a CDS encoding PadR family transcriptional regulator, which translates to MSSDFGTGEGTQSRELVHFVTQQTRFALINNILQHPDQLPSMYELEEFNPSVSEATVYKHIQKLIEAGIVKEVALDDDQRRQGYPRKFYALSAEGREFLEDHNLLAAEETLQQIYETISDKPEKMVRYENAPRPEEA; encoded by the coding sequence ATGAGCTCCGATTTTGGTACCGGTGAGGGAACGCAATCCCGCGAACTCGTCCATTTCGTCACACAACAGACGCGGTTCGCGCTCATCAACAATATTCTCCAGCACCCCGACCAACTCCCCTCGATGTACGAGCTCGAGGAGTTCAATCCCAGCGTGAGCGAGGCCACTGTCTACAAGCACATCCAGAAGCTGATCGAGGCTGGTATCGTCAAAGAGGTCGCTTTAGACGACGATCAGCGTCGGCAGGGGTATCCTCGGAAGTTCTACGCTCTCTCAGCGGAGGGACGCGAGTTCCTCGAAGACCACAACTTGCTTGCAGCCGAAGAAACGCTTCAGCAGATCTACGAGACCATCTCTGATAAGCCTGAGAAGATGGTCAGATACGAGAACGCTCCCCGTCCTGAAGAGGCGTGA